GTTCTTATTTCTTTGTTTGGTTAtgagatatttaatatttttcatgggAATTGTTCGGTTACGTAGCCATGTTTACCGCAATACTGTCCCCTTTTGCACTATTAAGATGTTTCAATTCGAAATCCATCCATCAATGATTTCCTTGTAGTTGCTGCTATTTTAGGCTTAAACcatattcttctatttttcttctaGTTTTCTCATCAAGTTACTTTGTTTATTTATGAAGTTCCTGCTAGTTTTGAATGTATTTGTTGCTTCTTTCCTGccatcaaatataaaatgatcTACTCTTGAATGCTGAATTAAATCTGTGAATTATTAATAATGTCTTGACCTTAACCACACTTGCTTGTACTGTTTTGTTGATGTTTATATGTTTACTTGACTAACTATTTGTGAATATTTTTCTGATCCACTCAgtgaatatatttataaggaactaatgtatttttctttcatgtcaTATCATCTCCTTTCTGAAGAGATGTTTCATTGCTATTGGATCAAGGTTTCAAAACTCAGGAGCACTGCTTCTTCCATCCACTGTCGAATGACATGTCTATATGTAAGCAAGTAGATTCTtgtgaaaaggaaataaatttgtttgcGAATTTTACATAACACTTTTAAAGTTGATGAATATTATATAGATGCAATACTCCCCCTAGGGAATTCTTTTACTTGCATTTTCTAACACCATGGGTCCACCAATTGATATCTGAAGTCCAAACAGGATTTCCTTTCATGCTTACTTACTATTTGACAGTTCGGAAATTGAATGTTAAATAGTGGTGGTATTATGTTTTCGAATGACATCTTTTACCTCATCTATGCATCTATTTGATGTAAGACAAGGTTTGATGCTCATGTCAGATCTATTATGCTTTGATGCACTAAAAGTTCAGTTAATATAGTCCTGTTCTTTACAAATGCAGCTATAAAAGCATGCGATCTTGACAAGTTTCTTAAATCAATTGGAAGAAATCCCTCATATGTTGATTTGGAGGTGAGTCAATTCGAGGCAcatcatttaaaagaaaaatctttaatTGTTTCATTGTCGATCATCATATATCTGCCTTATTCCTCTCCAGGCCAATCCTCCAGTGGGGAAAGATCAACCCCCTGATCTAGCTGCTCTAGTTCCATCCGGTTCAGTAGTTTTACCCGATCAACCACAAAAGCAGTCTTCACAGATTCCTAAGGATGCAAATCATGTTTCTGTTGGTAATGGAACCAGTGCAGTTtcaggtaaaaaaaaaaaaaactattaacaGCACTATTCAATGTTTTCAGTTATCATTATTTGCATTGAAACAGCATCTACTTTAGGTTTCTGTTGCTTTCATTTCTATGATTTGGTTAGTACTCAGAGTAATTTTCACCTGTACGTTAATCTTTTAGTATGATAGCACTTGTGTTTTTGCTTTCATTTCTACGATGCTATGGTTGAGGCTGGGTCGATGATGCTCTAGTCCAGGTTGAGCCATCGATCTGGGATAGAGATATGAAATACCCCATACGTCTAGGGTAACAGGTTTTAAACACTTTATGTTTGAAACTCAGTAGGATTTCCCATTTTTAACCCGCGCCTTATCCATTATTGACCCACCCATGCCTTGTCTATCCCAAACTCCAGTTTTTAGAATGCGGGCTGCAAACAAATCATTGTGAAACAACTTAGGAACTTTTATATTAACCGGGGTTCGGTTGCTGTCCATGCCCATCCACGTCGCACAAATTCACCTAACGATTTTGTGAGTCAAGACTAAATGTTTCGCTGGTTTTGGTAACACGGGACATTTTCTATGTACCATTCAGCATATATGTGGTTTTGCCGGCTTGTTGTAGCTGGTCTCACTAAATTTGAGATGCGATTTGAAAGAATTCGTTTAGCATCAAATCGTTTTCTGATGACATAATAGTCTTTTGAGTGGAGCATCAGCCTCGTGTGTTAATGAAACTGAAGCAGCCCCCACTGAGATCGTAACGATGATGCTCTGGAGGAGGCCAACTTGAATTTGAAACGATTCATTAAATGGACTTAAAGTTATTTGGATGATCCCTATGGTTCTGGattgaatttgaatatttgaattttttgcaCACCGCTACTTAAAAAGCTGCTTAATAAGAATTGAGAATCTACCAATGAAACGCCCAATCGAGCATCGTATACTATTCGATGTGAGACTTGGTCACTTCATAATACTTGAGTCCCTATTGGACTGCTACAtgtttagagttaaatatttttctttttcgatTTCAGTACATTAGTTAACTTCGTAAATAATGATAGCAGAACAAGCTTGTTTGTGGCTGAAATATCCTACTGCTTAAATTAATGTTAGTTTTTTTCTGGTGCAGCCAAAGTTGTCAAGTCCTCTGATGGGAAAAGTACAAAAGGACCACAAACACTggtaaaaaatgttaattcaTCAGGCTACGTTGCAGATGTTGGTCAGTTCGTTGAAGAGATATTGCAAAAAACGTCACAGTTATTGCTTTCGGaggtaaacaaaaatatttctctcaGTTCGAACTAAAGCTATACATCCTGCATCAGGCTGAAGAATGGTCATGCAGGTCAAGGAAGAGAATATAAAGTTACACGGGGAGCAGCTGGGTACAGTGGTATCTGACAAATTACAGAAAAACCTTAGTTCAGAGTTTAAGAACCTTGCTGTAAGTATTATGAACATGCTAGTgagcttttcctttttttcaggAAATCAGACCCTCCATGTTATATGCAAGTATGCCACTTATCACTCAATTCTTTATTACAGATGATATTCAAGAACACAGCGTATACAGAAGGGTTCCATGCTGGTACTCATTATCGGCCCCCGCTCTTGTGAAGGATGATTTAGGATTTGCTGGTATGAAAGTAAGAGGGCCCCAAAGTTTTTATCTCTAGTTGGTCAATGTTTAGTTTGTGATGACACCATGCATTGTTTGGATATTCACATATACTGGTAAATGTTTGGTACAGAATAGATGATTCTGAAACAATTTGATCAGCCAAAAAAAGAGGCACATTAAAGTGGTAATTTTTTATAACCTTAACAATGATATAGTGAAAATCCAAAGCTTTGTTTAAAGAGTTTAAGTGGAGTTTACTCGGATCACAAGGAAGTCAACTTAACTTTTCTTCAAGTAATCATTTTAACATAAGAGAAGCTTTTCTTGGTTTGTGTTGATAACATTCTttcttaaatacaaaaatttaatttaacttcaaGTAACTATGAGAGCCGAATCTCTTTAATTCGATTCATTAAGCTGAGAATAGTAGTTTACTGAATGCATAGACTGAATTAAGAACATTACTTTAAATAGACAAAATAGTAGATCTAAATTTGGATGATTTACGATCCAAATCTTTTCTCTTTACCATTAAGCTTTTTTCATCTATTAACTCTATACTAGCACCgagcaaaaataaaaactctacACTAGTTAGCTATTTCATAATGAAGAAATGATCGACATTTTACTTCCGCTTTTAGTAAATATGTTTgccatgttttttttataataattggaCTAAAATTTTAATCACTAGATTTTCTTACTGGGGGGTGGGTGGGTCAAGAATAGAAAGTTGAtacattctaaaaaaaaagaactttatGAACTCAAATGGGATTTTATGaatcttctcaaaataaatttaatagaaatgTACTGGCAACGTAATTTTTTGTATTGAGACAATAAAAACtgataatatatgattttatttaatgctacttattataaaagttaataaactCATAAAATGATTTGtaattagataatatatttttacactgccattatatatgttatttattcaataaaatattgttattactaAACGCTAATTGTGCGTTCGACTAGTTCGGTGAAGATGTAGGGAAGAAGGACATTGTTACTCAAGGATAACAACCATATTTGATTTAGGTATTGTATTCGATTACAAAGGGTTTCTTGGTTGAGaactttcttttataatcttcatgatttttattttttttattcacataACATACCCAATCATAGATAtcaacagtaaaaaaaattatcaggaagaaattttaataaaaaatgtctgGAAAAATATCAGATAACCATAAAGTTAATAGATAAGTagcatttgtaatattattttgtataaaaaaaagtatgccAGTAGTGTTGTGATAATTGTCTTTGccaataacaaataatatttacagTGGCAGTATCATACGGATCTCGAATGTCGTAGTATGTGGTGATGAATCCAATTTTCAATTTGAATGGAACTTGAGGAGGGccatttcactttatttttcaatcgCAAGCCCATTTCACTCCTGCAAAACGCATTTCAGCCGTTGAAACTTTATTCAGAACCAGGCTTCTGCTTCGGCACATAATTTATTTACGGGTGTTGCTCCGTACATGtctccaagtgggacctgtacctcccaattaatttaatttatttcaaaaattattctaCATTTTCCcgctattttctttattccaaaaatactctacacctctccactatccttaacaatctttctctttctctctctacattaatggagcattcatgTAGTTCAGATttcatactacaaaatataaaattcagaggaaacttcaatattagtNNNNNNNNNNNNNNNNNNNNNNNNNNNNNNNNNNNNNNNNNNNNNNNNNNNNNNNNNNNNNNNNNNNNNNNNNNNNNNNNNNNNNNNNNNNNNNNNNNNNNNNNNNNNNNNNNNNNNNNNNNNNNNNNNNNNNNNNNNNNNNNNNNNNNNNNNNNNNNNNNNNNNNNNNNNNNNNNNNNNNNNNNNNNNNNNNNNNNNNNNNNNNNNNNNNNNNNNNNNNNNNNNNNNNNNNNNNNNNNNNNNNNNNNNNNNNNNNNNNNNNNNNNNNNNNNNNNNNNNNNNNNNNNNNNNNNNNNNNNNNNNNNNNNNNNNNNNNNNNNNNNNNNNNNNNNNNNNNNNNNNNNNNNNNNNNNNNNNNNNatattcaacaacgaaaataagattgaatcaaacttatttaagaaaatatattcaaatttaagtcatgtaaatgctccattaatgagccatgtaaatgctccatcaatgtagagagagaaagagaaagattgttaaggataatggggaggtgtagggtatttttggaataaaagaaaatagagggaggtgtaaaatatttttgaaataaattaaattaatggagaggtgtagggagcaacaccctttatttatggttttaatTGACAGTTTACACacctcttttaattttaaactctaAAAATTACTAATAGATTTTGGTCGTATGGTTAATCCTTTTCGCTTTTAGTCCTTAGATATTgctattttagtttatatacaGAATTATGAACCTTATCTAttgattgtttttatattgaaattttttcattttaatccattttagttttaaaacataaagttattatttatttatttttaagatggAATAAAAGTTGACAAGAGGCTTAGAATTAACTTACTGGGGATCATGACATGTTGAGTAGTGCCCTTTTAGACAAGCTGCAATCCTAACCAGTTCATCAGCCTTGGATGTAGATAATTGCAGAGCTTAAAGAATGCAGCAAGAGGGTTGCCTCCTAGCTGCTGCAAATGAAAGCAAATATGATGGTTACTTTTCAGTATTTGGTGCCTGTATTCAATCACTACAATCTAACACCTGATCAATATGCAGTTTTGTTTTGTCTCATTTGTGGtacttatatttcttttctccttAGGTTTCAAAATTCATTGGAAGAATCCTAGAAGTGTTAGATTTTGGTTCGTACCTCCAGAGAGCGTCGGACTGTCAGATGCAAAATATCCTggccaataaataaataaatggtgAGCCAAATCAGCTAATAACACTTTACACACTCATGCACAAAATCTCCTAAACTGCATCATGTTCCAATCGAGTTCGTATAATCAAAATAGATTTCAATTTGAGAACATTTCTAGACAAGCAAAATATCTGTATAAACAATCAATCAAAACCACAAAATGTATTTAAACCAGTATCCAAGTTAACATTATAAAGCTAtcttaacatcattttaaattttgctCCTCAATTCAGAATTAACACATAAAAATTGCTCCCAATTCTGAAATAACACACATAATTTGCTGTTCAATTCAGAAATAGCACACATAAATTGCACCTCAATTAAGAAATAGCTCTGATAATGTATTTTAACCAGTGTCTCAACGAAAGAAATGGATTACGAAGAGAGATTTGAATTTcgtaagagaataataataacaacccAACTCTTTCACCATAGGTGATAATTTAATAATTCGTAAGATAGCATAAGCAAACAAAGAATGATTTAATTGAACTGAATGCAGCACCAGAACCAGCACATCACAACAGTGACGACAGTAACACAAGTATGAAACACTAATTTGAAAGAGTGATGAAGATAGAATAATAAGCAgtgaattgaataaaattaattatgattcaCCCCTGGAAGAAGCAGCAGCAACATTATTATTTCCTTGAGGGTGAACCCGTCGATACCTTGAGTTGAAAGGCCAAACCGAAGTAAAACGACGGGTCCACCTCAAGCACCTCCGCAACCTACCTTCATCTCCGCTTACATCAACACACTCATCCTCCGACGAAGAAGAAGGAGGCACAGAAACCTCGTGACGGCACACTGGACAAGAATTGTGAAGCCTCAGCCACGGAACAATGCAATCCGAGTGATATATGTGTTTGCACGCAAGTTCCCTCGCTTCTCCGCCAACTTCAAATTCCTCCTGACAAACTGGACACTGAGAATTCTCCTTCAGATGCGCGCTCGCAATTTTCACCGTCGGAATCGATTCAATGGCCCTCTCCGGCGCCGGCGCCGGACCCTGTCTGTCGTTTTCGGTTATCTGTTCGATGAGTTCGTTGAGTCCAGGTCCCAAGAAATAGTCGCGAGTGTCCACGGTGCGCGGGAGCGCGAATGGGAGTGGGCCTGGGCCGGGGCGGTTAGCAATGTTGTTAATGGGCAGGAAGGGGTTGGGTGAGTCCATGGGCTGGAATACGATCCACGTGCGCGGGCGGGGTTGTGGGGGTTCAGGGACGGGTTCGGGTTCGGGTTGGCGGCGGCGTAAGCGACGGCGGCGGTTGTGATGAACCGGGACCTCTTCGGGTTCGGGTTGGAGGAGAGCCGGGAAGCGGCGTATGGGTGGGTCCATCATGAGGGAAAGCGCTTCGAGCAAACGCGCTTCTGGGGAGGGGTCTGGGGTAGTGAAATCGACAACGAGTCTTGGGCGCGGCACGTTTACTTCGCATATGAATTGGCCGAAGCAGCGCGGACACGTGACCTCTGAGGGGTTATTGTTATCCACTGCGACGCGGACCATGCGGTTGCACTGGAAGCACCAGTACATCTGGAACGTTGGCCTCTCTCGCCTTCTGCCATTGACGTTGTTTCTCTCTCTCGGAGGACTCAACGACATCGTgggttgtttttgttgttaaaGTTTATTGTTGGTTTTGAATTGACGTATGAGATTGGTTAGTGGAAGTAAAAGAATGTTATATAGGGGAAGAGGGAAGGATGACTTAATGGTTTGCATGAAGTGATTCTTTTTAGTTAGGATAAGCTTTGAGTTCAGGTTTTGCTTTCCACTGTTCCTTGCATGGGTAGGAAAAGGATGAGTGCTCAAACAAAAGCATACCATTACAAAT
This DNA window, taken from Vigna radiata var. radiata cultivar VC1973A chromosome 5, Vradiata_ver6, whole genome shotgun sequence, encodes the following:
- the LOC106761586 gene encoding E3 ubiquitin-protein ligase RZF1 isoform X2; this translates as MSLSPPRERNNVNGRRRERPTFQMYWCFQCNRMVRVAVDNNNPSEVTCPRCFGQFICEVNVPRPRLVVDFTTPDPSPEARLLEALSLMMDPPIRRFPALLQPEPEEVPVHHNRRRRLRRRQPEPEPVPEPPQPRPRTWIVFQPMDSPNPFLPINNIANRPGPGPLPFALPRTVDTRDYFLGPGLNELIEQITENDRQGPAPAPERAIESIPTVKIASAHLKENSQCPVCQEEFEVGGEARELACKHIYHSDCIVPWLRLHNSCPVCRHEVSVPPSSSSEDECVDVSGDEGRLRRCLRWTRRFTSVWPFNSRYRRVHPQGNNNVAAASSRGYFASDSPTLSGARRQPSCCIL
- the LOC106761586 gene encoding E3 ubiquitin-protein ligase RING1 isoform X5, whose protein sequence is MSLSPPRERNNVNGRRRERPTFQMYWCFQCNRMVRVAVDNNNPSEVTCPRCFGQFICEVNVPRPRLVVDFTTPDPSPEARLLEALSLMMDPPIRRFPALLQPEPEEVPVHHNRRRRLRRRQPEPEPVPEPPQPRPRTWIVFQPMDSPNPFLPINNIANRPGPGPLPFALPRTVDTRDYFLGPGLNELIEQITENDRQGPAPAPERAIESIPTVKIASAHLKENSQCPVCQEEFEVGGEARELACKHIYHSDCIVPWLRLHNSCPVCRHEVSVPPSSSSEDECVDVSGDEGYFASDSPTLSGARRQPSCCIL
- the LOC106761586 gene encoding E3 ubiquitin-protein ligase RZF1 isoform X1, with the translated sequence MSLSPPRERNNVNGRRRERPTFQMYWCFQCNRMVRVAVDNNNPSEVTCPRCFGQFICEVNVPRPRLVVDFTTPDPSPEARLLEALSLMMDPPIRRFPALLQPEPEEVPVHHNRRRRLRRRQPEPEPVPEPPQPRPRTWIVFQPMDSPNPFLPINNIANRPGPGPLPFALPRTVDTRDYFLGPGLNELIEQITENDRQGPAPAPERAIESIPTVKIASAHLKENSQCPVCQEEFEVGGEARELACKHIYHSDCIVPWLRLHNSCPVCRHEVSVPPSSSSEDECVDVSGDEGRLRRCLRWTRRFTSVWPFNSRYRRVHPQGNNNVAAASSRGYFASDSPTLSGAARRQPSCCIL
- the LOC106759867 gene encoding prolyl-tRNA synthetase associated domain-containing protein 1; this encodes MGFSKENLLARLKELQIPFSQYEHPVVLTVDAQAQYVGHLGGGLSKNLFLKDKKRRLYVVSALAATKVDLKVLSQRLGLGKGGLRMAPEEALGEVLQVPLGCVTPFALVNESARDVSLLLDQGFKTQEHCFFHPLSNDMSISIKACDLDKFLKSIGRNPSYVDLEANPPVGKDQPPDLAALVPSGSVVLPDQPQKQSSQIPKDANHVSVGNGTSAVSAKVVKSSDGKSTKGPQTLVKNVNSSGYVADVGQFVEEILQKTSQLLLSEVKEENIKLHGEQLGTVVSDKLQKNLSSEFKNLAMIFKNTAYTEGFHAGTHYRPPLL
- the LOC106761586 gene encoding E3 ubiquitin-protein ligase RING1 isoform X4; protein product: MSLSPPRERNNVNGRRRERPTFQMYWCFQCNRMVRVAVDNNNPSEVTCPRCFGQFICEVNVPRPRLVVDFTTPDPSPEARLLEALSLMMDPPIRRFPALLQPEPEEVPVHHNRRRRLRRRQPEPEPVPEPPQPRPRTWIVFQPMDSPNPFLPINNIANRPGPGPLPFALPRTVDTRDYFLGPGLNELIEQITENDRQGPAPAPERAIESIPTVKIASAHLKENSQCPVCQEEFEVGGEARELACKHIYHSDCIVPWLRLHNSCPVCRHEVSVPPSSSSEDECVDVSGDEGYFASDSPTLSGAARRQPSCCIL
- the LOC106761586 gene encoding E3 ubiquitin-protein ligase RING1 isoform X3; this encodes MSLSPPRERNNVNGRRRERPTFQMYWCFQCNRMVRVAVDNNNPSEVTCPRCFGQFICEVNVPRPRLVVDFTTPDPSPEARLLEALSLMMDPPIRRFPALLQPEPEEVPVHHNRRRRLRRRQPEPEPVPEPPQPRPRTWIVFQPMDSPNPFLPINNIANRPGPGPLPFALPRTVDTRDYFLGPGLNELIEQITENDRQGPAPAPERAIESIPTVKIASAHLKENSQCPVCQEEFEVGGEARELACKHIYHSDCIVPWLRLHNSCPVCRHEVSVPPSSSSEDECVDVSGDEGRLRRCLRWTRRFTSVWPFNSRIFCI